In Sphingobacterium sp. SYP-B4668, the sequence GAGATCCTACACAAGTAGATTTAACGCAAACAAACAATATTAAGCTAAATGGAGAGCTTTCCATGGTGGCTGATTTGGCAATTACCAAGGAAGTATCTGCTGGGCCATGGCACGTACGTGCGCCAGTGACTTTTACACTTACAGCAGTAAATAATGGTCCGTCAGATGCGACTGGAGTGAAGGTGACGGATCTGTTACCAAGTGGATACCTGTTTATTTCAGCTACTCCTTCGACGGGGGCATACGATGCGACGACAGGTGTTTGGACTATTGGTAACCTCTCGTCAGTTAATGGAAGCAATATTGCTACACTTTCTATCGTAGCTGAAATACAACAATCAGGAGATTATACAAACGTAGCGACTATTGCAAGTGACGTATTCGATAATGATACGAACAATAATCAAGATGAAGCCGGTGTAGTTACACCATCACCTGCAGCAGCAGATCTGGCAATAGAGAAAGTTGTGAACAATAATCGCCCAATTGTGGGAGATGAGGTGACATTTACAATGACCGTAACCAATAATGGTCCTTCGAGAGCCACTAATGTAAACGTTACTGATATCGTGCCAAATGGGTACACAGTAACCAATGTAGCGGTAGATGAAGGAAGCTGGAATGCGCCTAATTGGACAATTCCTTCATTAGCAAGCGGAGGATCTTATACGATGACAATTACGGCGAATGTGCTCGCTTCGGGTACATATAATAATACGGCAACAGTTGTAGCAAATGAATATGACCCGGATAAAACCAATAATACTGATGAAGTATTAGTAGAGTTGGCCGCACCATCATATACCTTAATTAAAGGCGCTAAGCTTACTACCGATAATGGTACGTTAGGTAAGGCGGATGTCAATGATGTGATTACGTATACCTTTACGGTTAAGAACACAGGCAATGTTACGTTGAAAGATGTAAGAGTGAGCGACCCTCTTGCGAACCTGAGTGCTATCAGTCCAGCTTCTGCTGCTAGTTTAGCTCCTGGTGCTAGTGCTACCTTTACAGCTACATACACGGTTGTTCAGACAGACGTTGATCGCGGTTCAGTAGAGAACGTTGCTACGGTTAACGGTAAGGGCCCTGACGGTACAACAACTGTTCCTCCGGTGGAATCTACCCCTGAAGATCCTGCCAATCCGGGCAGCGGCGATCCAGATCCGGGCAAGACACCTGGCGATCCTACGGTTGTTGAAGCAGATGATACAGCATCTTACACCTTAGTTAAAGGCGCTGAGCTTACTACCGATAACGGTACAGTGGGTAAGGCGGATGTCAATGATGTGATTACATATACCTTTACGGTTAAGAATACAGGTAAGGTTACGTTGAAAAACGTTACGGTTAGTGACCCTCTTGCGAACCTGAGTACTATCAGCCCAGCTTCTGCTGCTAGTTTAGCTCCTGGTGCTAGTGCTACCTTTACAGCTACATACACGGTTGTTCAGACTGATGTCGACCGTGGTTCAGTAGAGAACGTTGCTACGGTTAACGGTAAGGGCCCTGACGGTACAACAACTGTTCCTCCGGTGGAATCTACCCCTGAAGATCCTGCCAATCCGGGCAGCGGCGATCCAGATCCGGGCAAGACACCTGGCGATCCTACGGTTGTTGAAGCAGATGATACAGCATCTTACACCTTAGTTAAAGGCGCTAAGCTTACTACCGATAACGGTACAGTGGGTAAGGCGGATGTCAATGATGTGATTACGTATACCTTTACGGTTAAGAATACAGGTAAGGTTACGTTGAAAAACGTAACGGTTAGTGACCCTCTTGCGAACCTGAGTACTATCAGCCCAGCTTCTGCTGCTAGTTTAGCTCCTGGTGCTAGTGCTACCTTTACAGCTACATACACGGTTGTTCAGACAGACGTTGATCGCGGTTCAGTAGAGAACGTTGCTACGGTTAACGGTAAGGGCCCTGACGGTACAACAACTGTTCCTCCGGTGGAATCTACCCCTGAAGATCCTAACAATCCGGGCAGCGGCGATCCAGATCCGGGCAAGACACCTGGCGATCCTACGGTTGTTGAAGCAGATGATACAGCATCTTACACCTTAGTTAAAGGCGCTAAGCTTACTACCGATAACGGTACAGTGGGTAAGGCGGATGTCAATGATGTGATTACGTATACCTTTACGGTTAAGAATACAGGTAAGGTTACGTTGAAAAACGTTACGGTTAGTGACCCTCTTGCGAACCTGAGTACTATCAGCCCAGCTTCTGCTGCTAGTTTAGCTCCTGGTGCTAGTGCTACCTTTACAGCTACATACACGGTTGTTCAGACTGATGTCGACCGTGGTTCAGTAGAGAACGTTGCTACGGTTAACGGTAAGGGCCCTGACGGTACAACAACTGTTCCTCCGGTGGAATCTACCCCTGAAGATCCTGCCAATCCGGGCAGCGGCGATCCAGATCCGGGCAAGACACCTGGCGATCCTACGGTTGTTGAAGCAGATGATACAGCATCTTACACCTTAGTTAAAGGCGCTAAGCTTACTACCGATAACGGTACAGTGGGTAAGGCGGATGTCAATGATGTGATTACGTATACCTTTACGGTTAAGAATACAGGTAAGGTTACGTTGAAAAACGTTACGGTTAGTGACCCTCTTGCGAACCTGAGTGCTATCAGCCCAGCTTCTGCTGCTAGTTTAGCTCCTGGTGCTAGTGCTACCTTTACAGCTACATACACGGTTGTTCAGACAGACGTTGATCGCGGTTCAGTAGAGAACGTTGCTACGGTTAACGGTAAGGGCCCTGACGGTACAACAACTGTTCCTCCGGTGGAATCTACCCCTGAAGATCCTGCCAATCCGGGCAGCGGCGATCCAGATCCGGGCAAGACACCTGGCGATCCTACGGTTGTTGAAGCAGATGATACAGCATCTTACACCTTAGTTAAAGGCGCTGAGCTTACTACCGATAACGGTACAGTGGGTAAGGCGGATGTCAATGATGTGATTACATATACCTTTACGGTTAAGAATACAGGTAAGGTTACGTTGAAAAACGTTACGGTTAGTGACCCTCTTGCGAACCTGAGTGCTATCAGCCCAGCTTCTGCTGCTAGTTTAGCTCCTGGTGCTAGTGCTACCTTTACAGCTACATACACGGTTGTTCAGACAGACGTTGATCGCGGTTCAGTAGAGAACGTTGCTACGGTTAACGGTAAGGGCCCTGACGGTACAACAACTGTTCCTCCGGTGGAATCTACCCCTGAAGATCCTGCCAATCCGGGCAGCGGCGATCCAGATCCGGGCAAGACACCTGGCGATCCTACGGTTGTTGAAGCAGATGATACAGCATCATATACCTTAATTAAAGGCGCTAAGCTTACTACCGATAACGGTACAGTGGGTAAGGCGGATGTCAATGATGTGATTACATATACCTTTACGGTTAAGAACACAGGCAATGTTACGTTGAAAGATGTAAGAGTGAGCGACCCTCTTGCGAACCTGAGTGCTATCAGTCCAGCTTCTGCTGCTAGTTTAGCTCCTGGTGCTAGTGCTACCTTTACAGCTACATACACGGTTGTTCAGACAGACGTTGATCGCGGTTCAGTAGAGAACGTTGCTACGGTTAACGGTAAGGGCCCTGACGGTACAACAACTGTTCCTCCGGTGGAATCTACCCCTGAAGATCCTGCCAATCCGGGCAGCGGCGATCCAGATCCGGGCAAGACACCTGGCGATCCTACGGTTGTTGAAGCAGATGATACAGCATCTTACACCTTAGTTAAAGGCGCTAAGCTTACTACCGATAACGGTACAGTGGGTAAGGCGGATGTCAATGATGTGATTACATATACCTTTACGGTTAAGAATACAGGTAAGGTTACGTTGAAAAACGTAACGGTTAGTGACCCTCTTGCGAACCTGAGTGCTATCAGCCCAGCTTCTGCTGCTAGTTTAGCTCCTGGTGCTAGTGCTACCTTTACAGCTACATATACGGTTGTTCAGACAGACGTTGATCGCGGTTCAGTAGAGAACGTTGCTACGGTTAACGGTAAGGGCCCTGACGGTACAACAACTGTTCCTCCGGTGGAATCTACCCCTGAAGATCCTGCCAATCCGGGCAGCGGCGATCCAGATCCGGGCAAGACACCTGGCGATCCTACGGTTGTTGAAGCAGATGATACAGCATCTTACACCTTAGTTAAAGGCGCTGAGCTTACTACCGATAACGGTACAGTGGGTAAGGCGGATGTCAATGATGTGATTACATATACCTTTACGGTTAAGAATACAGGTAAGGTTACGTTGAAAAACGTTACGGTTAGTGACCCTCTTGCGAACCTGAGTGCTATCAGCCCAGCTTCTGCTGCTAGTTTAGCTCCTGGTGCTAGTGCTACCTTTACAGCTACATACACGGTTGTTCAGACAGACGTTGATCGCGGTTCAGTAGAGAACGTTGCTACGGTTAACGGTAAGGCCCTGACGGTACAACAACTGTTCCTCCGGTGGAATCTACCCCTGAAGATCCTAACAATCCGGGCAGCGGCGATCCAGATCCGGGCAAGACACCTGGCGATCCTACGGTTGTTGAAGCAGATGATACAGCATCTTACACCTTAGTTAAAGGCGCTAAGCTTACTACCGATAACGGTACAGTGGGTAAGGCGGATGTCAATGATGTGATTACGTATACCTTTACGGTTAAGAATACAGGTAAGGTTACGTTGAAAAACGTTACGGTTAGTGACCCTCTTGCGAACCTGAGTACTATCAGCCCAGCTTCTGCTGCTAGTTTAGCTCCTGGTGCTAGTGCTACCTTTACAGCTACATACACGGTTGTTCAGACTGATGTCGACCGTGGTTCAGTAGAGAACGTTGCTACGGTTAACGGTAAGGGCCCTGACGGTACAACAACTGTTCCTCCGGTGGAATCTACCCCTGAAGATCCTGCCAATCCGGGCAGCGGCGATCCAGATCCGGGCAAGACACCTGGCGATCCTACGGTTGTTGAAGCAGATGATACAGCATCTTACACCTTAGTTAAAGGCGCTAAGCTTACTACCGATAACGGTACAGTGGGTAAGGCGGATGTCAATGATGTGATTACGTATACCTTTACGGTTAAGAATACAGGTAAGGTTACGTTGAAAAACGTAACGGTTAGTGACCCTCTTGCGAACCTGAGTACTATCAGCCCAGCTTCTGCTGCTAGTTTAGCTCCTGGTGCTAGTGCTACCTTTACAGCTACATACACGGTTGTTCAGACAGACGTTGATCGCGGTTCAGTAGAGAACGTTGCTACGGTTAACGGTAAGGGCCCTGACGGTACAACAACTGTTCCTCCGGTGGAATCTACCCCTGAAGATCCTGCCAATCCGGGCAGCGGCGATCCAGATCCGGGCAAGACACCTGGCGATCCTACGGTTGTTGAAGCAGATGATACAGCATCTTACACCTTAGTTAAAGGCGCTGAGCTTACTACCGATAACGGTACAGTGGGTAAGGCGGATGTCAATGATGTGATTACATATACCTTTACGGTTAAGAATACAGGTAAGGTTACGTTGAAAAACGTTACGGTTAGTGACCCTCTTGCGAACCTGAGTGCTATCAGCCCAGCTTCTGCTGCTAGTTTAGCTCCTGGTGCTACGGCTACGTTTACCGCTACATATAGGGTTGTTCAGACTGATGTCGACCGCGGTTCAGTAGAGAACGTTGCTACGGTTAACGGTAAGGGCCCTGACGGTACAACAACTGTTCCTCCGGTGGAATCTACCCCTGAAGATCCTAACAATCCAGGTACACCAGATCCGGGCAAGACACCTGGCGATCCTACTACTGTTGAAGCAGATGATGCAGGAGAGCTTAAGGTCGTGAAAACGAGTCTTCCAGTAACAGGGTTTTTGCACGCTGGTGATAAAATTGAATATTTAATAGAAGTTAGTAATACGGGTAAGGTCACGTTATTTGATGTTGTTGTAACGGATGCTAATGCCGATGTTAAAAATGTTGGAACTATTGCAAAATTAGAGGTAGGGAAAACGGTACAGTTAACGGCATTCCATACGATTACACAAGCCGATATGATTAAAGGCTTTGTATCTAACATTGCGAAAGCAGAAGGTAAGGATCCGAAAGATAATCCAGTTACTGGCGAATCTACTTCCGGTAATACGCCAAATCCTGGGGATCCTACAGATCCAAATTGTGCAGACTGTACAATCACCCCATTACCTTGGGTGCCAATCGAAGCAGTGGTCGATACGCCGCCGGCGATTAACGGTAAGGACGGTGGTCAAACACCAAATGTACTGGATAATGATAAATTGAATAACAAACCAGTTGATCCGAAGGATGTTGTGATTACGGTAGAGAAACCTGCAGATCCAAAAACACCTGGGGTTCCTGTTCCTACGTTAGATCCTAAAACTGGTGTCGTTACAGTAGGTCCAGAGACACCAGCAGGCGAGTACGAGATTACCTATAAAATCTGTGAGGTATTGAATCCGAACAACTGTTCTACGACTACAGTTACTATTGTTGTAGAAGCACCTCTAATCGAAGCAGTGGTAGATACGCCACCAGCAATCAATGGTAAGGATGGCGGTAAGACCCCTAATGTACTGGACAACGATAAATTGAACAACACGCCAGTTGATCCGAAGGATGTTGTGATTACGGTAGAGAAACCGGCAGATCCAAAAACACCTGGGGCTCCTGTTCCTACGTTAGATCCTAAAACAGGTGTCGTTACAGTAGATCCAGAGACACCAGCAGGCGAGTACGAGATTACGTACAAGATCTGTGAGGTATTGAATCCAAACAATTGTTCTACGACTACAGTTACGATTGTGGTAGATGCACCTCCGATCGAAGCAGTGGTCGATACACCTCCTGCGATCAACGGTAAGGACGGTGGTCAGACACCAAACGTACTGGACAATGATAAATTGAATAACAAACCGGTCGATCCGAAGGATGTGGTTGTTACGGTAGAGAAACCTGCAGATCCAAAAACACCAGGGGCAGCAGTTCCTACACTAGATCCTAAAACAGGTATCGTAACGGTTGCACCGGGTACACCAGCAGGCGAATACGAGATTACATACAAGATCTGTGAGGTATTGAATCCGAACAACTGTTCGACGACTACGGTAAGTATCGTTGTGGAAGCAGCACCGATCGAGGCAGTGGTCGATACGCCGCCGGCGATCAACGGTAAGGACGGTGGTCAAACACCAAACGTACTGGACAATGATAAATTGAACAACAAACCGGTCGATCCGAAGGATGTGGTTGTAACGGTAGAGAAACCAGCCGATCCAAAAACACCAGGGGCAGCAGTTCCTACATTGGACCCGAGCACGGGTATCGTAACGGTTGCACCGGGTACACCAGCGGGCGAGTACGAGATTACGTACAAGATCTGTGAGGTATTGAATCCGAACAACTGTTCGACGACTACCGTAACTATCGTTGTGGAAGCAGCACCGATCGAGGCAGTGGTCGATACGCCACCAGCGATTAACGGCAAAGATGGCGGTCAGACACCTAGTGTATTGGATAATGATAAGTTAAATGGTAAACCTGTAAATCCTAAAGATGTGGTACTGACACCAGGTGTATCACCTGAAAATGGCATCGTGATGAATCCAGATGGGACCATTACTGTAGGTCCAGAGACACCAGCAGGAACGTATGAATATCCATATACGATCTGTGAGGTGTTGAACCCGAAAAATTGTAATAGTACAACGGTCACTATAGTCGTAGAAGCACCAGCTATGGAGGCGAATGATGATAATTTTGAAGTAGAGTGGAATAAGAAGACTGTAACTGTGACGGAGAGTGTACTCACCAACGATCGTTATAATAAAGGTGCTGTAAATTTAGAAGAAGTGACCTTGAAACCTGGCGTGCCATCACATAGTGGGTTGAATATGAATCCAGATGGAACGATTAACATTGCGGCGGGTACTCGACCAGGTACGTACGAGTATCCTTACACCATTTGTGATAAATTGAATCCGGATGTTTGTAAGGATGCGATTGCAACAATTGTCATTACTTCTGAGCTTCATATTCCAAATATCTTTACACCAAATGGGGATGGGTATAACGAAAAATTCGAAATTATCGGTAGCGAGGGTTTTGATCGTATTTCGGTGACAATTGTCAATAGATGGGGTAATGAGGTGTATCGTAATGCTAATTACAATAATAATTGGGCAGGGGAAGGTCTAAATGACGGCACCTATTACTACATTATTGAAACTACAAAAGGAAGTGCGCAACAAGTTCACAAAGGTTGGGTACTGATCAAACGCAATTAAAGTCATGATTCATAAAGAGAAGAAAATGAAATACGCAAGATATGCAGCAATGACTGTGCTGGTCGTGATGGGAGTTTTGAAGGCAGGTGCTCAACAGAGTATCCAATTCACCCAATATATCTTTAACTCTATGAGTGTCAATCCTGCTTATGCCGGGTATAAGGAAGAATGGTTTGCGCAAGTGGGATTGCGCAGCCAATGGGCCGGGTGGGAAGGAGCTCCTAAAACAGGCACGGTGTCCATTGATGGTGTGCTCGATCCTACGAGCAAACGCCATGGTGTGGGACTTAATGTCACTGCCGACAAACTGGGAGCCCAAGGCGCAACTTCAATCTACGGAAATTATGCTTTTCGATTACAGCTTGATGCGGAAGATACGCACCGGCTCAGTTTAGGAGTAGCTGGTGGAGTCTCTCAATACAGTCTAGATGGAAATAAATTGGATCCCAACGATTATGGAGATCAGGTCATTCCTCAAGGGAAAATATCAGATTGGGTACCGGATATTAGACTCGGAGCTTATTATTATAATCCGCGTTGGTATGCAGGGGTTTCTGTGCAAGATCTTTTCAGCGGTACGAACTCTGGGTCGGACTATCGTTTTAATAAGAATACCAGTGAGAATCTTTATCGCACTGTTAGCGGCTACTTAATTGCGGGGGCATTGTTCGAATTGGATAAAGGATTACATTTTAGACCAAGTATCTTACTCAAAGAGGATTTTAAAGGACCAACAGCATTAGATGTAAATGCCATGTTTGTTTTTAATGGAAAATTTTGGATAGGAGCTGGATATCGAACAAGAGCGAAAATATTTAATCGTGAATATCAAGATCGAACGGTTGATAAACTTAACGCAGCCAATGCGATAACAGGTATCGCACAATTCTATGCTACCGAACGTTTACGTATCGGCTATTCATATGACGCGATGATTAATAAAATGAGTGGCCTACAGAATGGTTCGCACGAGATTACTTTGGGAATTACCTTTGGAAACAGAGGGGCAAGTCAGTACTTAAGTCCTAGATTTTTCTAAGTGTACAATCTAATATTTGAAAATTAATATGAGACCAAAATACCTTATAATATTATCGCTGACAATAGCTGGGCTATTAATCGGGCAAAGCATGCTACAAGGTCAGGAACAATTGGGTCTGAGATCCAAAGCAGATAAATTGTTTTATCAATTTGAGTATTATTCTGCCAGTCGTATCTATGAAAAATTAGTTGATGTAAAGAAGCCGAAATCTGCTGATATGGAACGCTTGGCTATGTGTTATCTTCAAATCAATGAATATAGTCTTGCTCGTAATTGGTATTCAAGAGTTGTGGACACGGGGCAAGTTACTGCTGAGTCGCTGATTAACTATGCTGATGTATTAAAAAAGTTGGGCTATTATACAGAGGCAAAAAAACAGTATGCTGCATACGCTCAAAGGTCGAAGACACCTGAAGCTGTTGCTTTAGCATTGCAAGGCTGCGATTCGGCTTTGTTATGGATGGCTAATCCAACACACCACAAACTTAAAAATGAAGATGGCGTCAATACTCGGTTATCTGATTTTGGAACCTTCAGCACAGGAGATAATGTCCTGTATGTGGGCGAATCGGCTACAGGAGTGGCTACTGCAGGACTAACGGGAAGAAGCTACTTACGTGTATTTTCAAGTAATGTTGGAGCCGATGGGATGACGTTGCAATCACCTTATATGGTAACGGAAAATTTCAATGAAGCAGCCTATCACGTGGGTCCTATTGTCAGCTCAAAGGATGGCAATACTCTTTATGTCACGCGGACATACCCCGGCAAAGATACAGAGAAACACCGCTCAGGGCCATATCGTTTCAAGAAGCATAATCTGGAGATAAAGATATACCAAAAGGATAATACAGGATGGAAAGATGTCGATTTTCCCTATAACGATATTAAGAAGTATTCAGTAGGTCATGCCGCATTGAGCGAAAATGGTCAGATACTTTATTTTGCTTCGGATATGCCTGGGGGGCTTGGGGGAGTAGATATTTGGTATTGTGAAATGCAAGCTAATGGCAATTGGGGGGTACCTGTGAATGCAGGAGATGTTATAAACTCTGTTGGAGACGAGATGTTTCCTTCGGTATTCGGCGATGTATTATATTATTCGAGCAATGGATTTGCTGGAATGGGAGGGTTAGATATATTTTCTGCGAAAGGTAGTAAGTCTAATTTTTCCAATAGAACAAATTTAAGATTTCCAATAAACTCAGCGTCTGACGATTTTGGGTTCATAGAGATTGGGGATGATGAAAAAGGTAAACACGGTTATCTATCATCTAATCGAATGGGCGGATTAGGACTGGACGATATTTATTCTTATACTTTTGTAAAACCTAAGATTACCATTCTATTGGAAGGATTGACGAGAAATAGAAGCACACAGGAAATCCTTTCCGACGTACAGGTAACTTTGTTTGATTCGAGTGGAAAAATAGTATCCAATAAGCTTACTGCCACAGATGGACAATTTGCCTTTGAACTAGAGCCTAAGATGGCATATAGACTGATGGGGGAGAAGGTCAAATTTCATGGTGATTCTATAAATATTTCGGCGCTGAACCCTTCAAAGGATACGGTAATTAGAGTAGAACTAGCTTTACAACCTATTTTTGAAACGGGGACAGTATTTGTTTTGGAAAATATCTATTACGATTTGGATAAGTACAATATTCGTCCAGATGCACAACCCATATTGAATCAATTGGTGAATACTATGCGTGACAATCCAACGTTAAAAATAGAACTATCTAGTCATACAGATAGCCGCGCTACTGCTAAGTATAACTTGAAATTGTCTCAAAATCGAGCTCAATCGGCGGTGGATTATATCGTAAGTAGGGGCATCGCTCGAGATCGGATCGTTGCCAAAGGATATGGTGAGTCCAAGCTCGTAAATCGCTGTGCGGACAATGTCAAATGTTCTGAAGCTGAACACCAGGCTAATCGAAGAACGGAAGTGAAAGTACTGGTATATTAAGGATGTTGAGATAACTGTCTTTATAGACAAGAAATCAATGGATTGATTGGTTAGAATGAGCAAAAGTTTTGAACGGGAGCACGTGCTTATGTACGAGCTCCCGTTTTGCATAAATTGCTTTCTACCATTATTTTTGCTATCTTTGTTCCACACGCCTTACTTAATACTCCTTTTTCTCCTGAAATTCTAATTAGGAGCCTTTGCATCAGGAATCTCAAGTTTTATGCGCTTTAACCCTATCATTTAAATTAATATCCTTAATGGCACAAACACAGCAAAAAAAAGAAAATCAAAAGAAAAAATTAGAAAAAAGAAAATCGAAAGAACAAAAGAGAGAATTCAAGAAAACACACAATTCTAAAGGAAAATCTTTGGAAGATATGTTTGTATATGTAGATGAGTTCGGTAACTTGTCCAACACCCCACCTACACAGAAATACGAATTTAAAGCATCTGATCTAGAAAGACCAGTTGTAGAGGACGAGTTTTCGTTCGGAAAGGTTTCGTTCTTTAATGAACAAGGTCAGTATGGGTTTATCAGAAATAACGAGACTAGAGAAAACGTATATTTTAACCTTAAACTCGTAGGATTCCCGTTGAGAGTGGATCAAAAAGTTAAATTTAAATACCAGTCTTCAAAGCAGGGACTACAAGTGACTACTGTTGAAATCGTGCAATAGATTTCATCCCTCATGCCAAACTCGAAGGAGTTAACATCAAATTTAGCATACTTTAACTTAATTAATCTCTAAGTTCATTTTTATTTTTTGTAAATTTGGACAAGGTTTATCGAAGGGGCCATTAATTCCGGTGTTTCTGTTCGTGATACTCGGTATTTAGATGTCAAAAATAAAATTTAGAAATAATGGTGAAGCATTATTTTCAAAAGATCTTCGTAGTAGGGTAAACCTACACTTTAGTTCCTCCTCAAAAGAAAAAGTAGGCGATAGACGTCTCTTTTTAAAGGCGATAATGCTTGTCCTTTCAGCGATTACGCTTTATGTGTTGTTGATATCGTTAACTATTCCAGTTTGGTTTGCCATTTTATTGTGTATAGTGTTTGGGTGCAATTTAGCAGGTATTGGATTCAATATTATGCATGATGCAGGGCACGATACATTCTCTTCCAATAAAAAAATAAATCATGTGTTCTCGTATAGTTTGAATCTTTTGGGAGGAAGTATATTCTTTTGGAAACTCAAACATAACATAGCACATCATACCTATACGAACGTGGAGGGGCATGATCATGATATCGAAGTTAAGTTTATGAGGCTTCATAATGAG encodes:
- a CDS encoding DUF7507 domain-containing protein codes for the protein MELFKKPTLINRDFWLKMLCLSLILLCSFSWTYADGSKDLYPLGVQGHRAMLSSSNAAPSNSFPYPNLGIHYVYVQAGEIITLASNAQDPSGTKRIYLYSPSGADVTPAIGAAGNIPNRAAELAGPAKPATAAVGNQYVPLYYTAPTTGIYQVSFLGGNSQGSQAGLANGNWTTGTSTGNVSAWDVSVFKPDEDKFVSGRVWTNVFNFTANATNYRVYAKVYVLTKDGYIYRTDQNGMNGQLYTFFVNNNGVTNSNTKQSIYKSVNASTPTSIEALGLGYSIHNPNLADTETDITYKMFYAPPALDMPSVASGAVPGGSTWLKNTPILPEVQGLHIKGVDGTLGQVSNKGGYIGFTADAQGQFIVEIKSDVTPAAFVTREIRGVASIGNNEVLWDGKGGDGIPLPQGNVPATITVRMQGGEVHFPYFDVENNLDGVIIQRLDNNNLNNVLSDTVYWDDSDITATTGASNPKNNSHLSPTNSIGIRSSVNGHKFSNDFGNNRSLDTWTFIKGEAKTIATNIIVNESDLEVASIVADNFPSTMVSVGDEWQYTSVMRNNGPSAVQTNTDPLNGPITRGATFRFYVPAGVAISTNPADITFSSACAVLVGTPTFANGVFEAIVDMPSGCQATISVKASVVSSLGTYNGKIYTWATILRPNDYTDINATNPDITIPPTDPFFEANGINQDYTTVATGDPTQVDLTQTNNIKLNGELSMVADLAITKEVSAGPWHVRAPVTFTLTAVNNGPSDATGVKVTDLLPSGYLFISATPSTGAYDATTGVWTIGNLSSVNGSNIATLSIVAEIQQSGDYTNVATIASDVFDNDTNNNQDEAGVVTPSPAAADLAIEKVVNNNRPIVGDEVTFTMTVTNNGPSRATNVNVTDIVPNGYTVTNVAVDEGSWNAPNWTIPSLASGGSYTMTITANVLASGTYNNTATVVANEYDPDKTNNTDEVLVELAAPSYTLIKGAKLTTDNGTLGKADVNDVITYTFTVKNTGNVTLKDVRVSDPLANLSAISPASAASLAPGASATFTATYTVVQTDVDRGSVENVATVNGKGPDGTTTVPPVESTPEDPANPGSGDPDPGKTPGDPTVVEADDTASYTLVKGAELTTDNGTVGKADVNDVITYTFTVKNTGKVTLKNVTVSDPLANLSTISPASAASLAPGASATFTATYTVVQTDVDRGSVENVATVNGKGPDGTTTVPPVESTPEDPANPGSGDPDPGKTPGDPTVVEADDTASYTLVKGAKLTTDNGTVGKADVNDVITYTFTVKNTGKVTLKNVTVSDPLANLSTISPASAASLAPGASATFTATYTVVQTDVDRGSVENVATVNGKGPDGTTTVPPVESTPEDPNNPGSGDPDPGKTPGDPTVVEADDTASYTLVKGAKLTTDNGTVGKADVNDVITYTFTVKNTGKVTLKNVTVSDPLANLSTISPASAASLAPGASATFTATYTVVQTDVDRGSVENVATVNGKGPDGTTTVPPVESTPEDPANPGSGDPDPGKTPGDPTVVEADDTASYTLVKGAKLTTDNGTVGKADVNDVITYTFTVKNTGKVTLKNVTVSDPLANLSAISPASAASLAPGASATFTATYTVVQTDVDRGSVENVATVNGKGPDGTTTVPPVESTPEDPANPGSGDPDPGKTPGDPTVVEADDTASYTLVKGAELTTDNGTVGKADVNDVITYTFTVKNTGKVTLKNVTVSDPLANLSAISPASAASLAPGASATFTATYTVVQTDVDRGSVENVATVNGKGPDGTTTVPPVESTPEDPANPGSGDPDPGKTPGDPTVVEADDTASYTLIKGAKLTTDNGTVGKADVNDVITYTFTVKNTGNVTLKDVRVSDPLANLSAISPASAASLAPGASATFTATYTVVQTDVDRGSVENVATVNGKGPDGTTTVPPVESTPEDPANPGSGDPDPGKTPGDPTVVEADDTASYTLVKGAKLTTDNGTVGKADVNDVITYTFTVKNTGKVTLKNVTVSDPLANLSAISPASAASLAPGASATFTATYTVVQTDVDRGSVENVATVNGKGPDGTTTVPPVESTPEDPANPGSGDPDPGKTPGDPTVVEADDTASYTLVKGAELTTDNGTVGKADVNDVITYTFTVKNTGKVTLKNVTVSDPLANLSAISPASAASLAPGASATFTATYTVVQTDVDRGSVENVATVNGKALTVQQLFLRWNLPLKILTIRAAAIQIRARHLAILRLLKQMIQHLTP